In Phyllostomus discolor isolate MPI-MPIP mPhyDis1 chromosome 3, mPhyDis1.pri.v3, whole genome shotgun sequence, a single genomic region encodes these proteins:
- the TRIM32 gene encoding E3 ubiquitin-protein ligase TRIM32 translates to MAAAAASHLNLDALREVLECPICMESFTEEQLRPKLLHCGHTICRQCLEKLLASSINGVRCPFCSKITRITSLTQLTDNLTVLKIIDTAGLSEAVGLLLCRSCGRRLPRQFCRTCGVVLCEPCREADHQPPGHCTLPVKEAAEERRRDFAEKLAHLRELVRELQRRKVALDAVSKDLQARYKAVLQEYGHEERRVQEELARSRKFFTGSLAEAEKCNSQAVEEQSYLLNIAEVQAVSRCDYFLAKIKQADVALLEETADEEEPELTANLPRELTLQDVELLKVGHVGPLQIGQAVKKPRTVNMEDSWAMEAAASAASTSVTFREMDVSPEEAGASPRASPAKQRGSEAASSIQQCLFLKKMGAKGSTPGMFNLPVSLYVTSQGEVLVADRGNYRIQVFTRKGFLKEIRRSPSGIDSFVLSFLGADLPNLTPLSVAMNCHGLIGVTDSYDNSFKVYTLDGHCVACHRSQLSKPWGITALPSGQFVVTDVEGGKLWCFTVDRGAGVVKYSCLCSAVRPKFVTCDAEGTVYFTQGLGLNLENRQNEHHLEGGFSIGSVSSDGQLGRQISHFFSENEDFRCIAGMCVDARGDLIVADSSRKEILHFPKGGGFSVLIREGLTCPVDIALTPKGQLLVLDCWDHCIKIYTYHLRRYSTP, encoded by the coding sequence ATGGCCGCGGCAGCCGCTTCTCACCTGAACCTGGATGCCCTCCGGGAAGTGCTGGAATGCCCCATCTGCATGGAGTCCTTCACAGAGGAGCAGCTGCGGCCCAAGCTGCTGCACTGCGGCCATACCATCTGCCGTCAGTGCCTGGAGAAGCTGCTGGCCAGCAGCATCAACGGCGTCCGCTGTCCGTTTTGCAGCAAGATCACCCGCATCACCAGCCTGACGCAGCTGACGGACAACCTGACGGTGCTGAAGATCATTGACACGGCCGGGCTCAGTGAGGCCGTGGGGCTGCTCTTGTGCCGGTCCTGCGGGCGGCGGTTACCCCGGCAGTTCTGCCGGACCTGCGGCGTGGTGCTGTGTGAGCCCTGCCGGGAGGCAGACCACCAGCCTCCTGGCCACTGCACACTCCCCGTGAAAGAGGCAGCGGAGGAGCGGCGCCGGGACTTTGCCGAGAAGTTGGCCCATCTGCGTGAACTTGTGAGGGAGCTGCAGCGGCGGAAGGTAGCCTTGGATGCCGTGTCCAAGGACCTTCAGGCACGGTACAAAGCCGTCCTCCAGGAGTACGGGCACGAGGAGCGCAGGGTCCAGGAAGAGCTGGCTCGCTCTCGGAAGTTCTTCACAGGCTCTTTGGCCGAGGCTGAGAAGTGCAACAGTCAGGCGGTGGAGGAGCAGAGTTACCTGCTCAACATTGCGGAGGTGCAGGCTGTGTCGCGCTGTGACTACTTCCTGGCCAAGATCAAGCAGGCAGATGTGGCTCTGCTGGAGGAGACAGCTGACGAGGAGGAGCCAGAGCTCACTGCCAACCTGCCCCGAGAGCTTACCCTGCAGGACGTGGAGCTCCTCAAGGTGGGCCACGTGGGCCCCCTCCAAATTGGGCAGGCTGTTAAGAAGCCCCGGACAGTCAACATGGAGGATTCCTGGGCCATGGAggctgcagcctctgcagcctccaCCTCTGTTACATTTAGAGAGATGGACGTGAGCCCCGAGGAAGCGGgtgccagccccagggcctcaCCTGCTAAGCAGCGGGGGTCCGAGGCGGCCTCCAGTATTCAGCAGTGTCTCTTTCTCAAGAAGATGGGTGCCAAGGGCAGCACTCCAGGCATGTTCAACCTGCCAGTCAGTCTCTACGTGACCAGTCAAGGTGAGGTGCTGGTGGCCGACCGCGGCAACTACCGTATCCAAGTCTTCACCCGCAAAGGCTTCCTGAAAGAGATCCGCCGCAGCCCCAGTGGCATCGATAGCTTTGTGCTGAGCTTCCTTGGGGCTGATCTGCCCAATCTCACTCCTCTCTCGGTGGCCATGAACTGCCACGGGCTGATTGGTGTGACTGACAGCTATGACAACTCCTTCAAGGTATACACCTTGGATGGCCACTGCGTGGCATGTCACAGGAGCCAGCTAAGCAAACCCTGGGGCATCACAGCCCTTCCGTCCGGCCAGTTCGTGGTGACTGATGTGGAAGGTGGGAAGCTCTGGTGCTTCACCGTTGACCGAGGAGCAGGGGTGGTCAAATACAGCTGCCTCTGCAGTGCCGTACGCCCCAAATTTGTCACCTGTGACGCCGAGGGCACCGTCTACTTCACCCAGGGCTTGGGCCTCAATTTGGAGAATCGTCAGAATGAGCACCACCTGGAGGGTGGCTTCTCCATTGGCTCCGTGAGCTCTGACGGGCAGCTGGGCCGCCAGATTAGCCACTTCTTCTCAGAGAATGAGGACTTCCGCTGCATCGCTGGCATGTGTGTGGATGCCCGTGGCGATCTCATCGTGGCTGACAGTAGTCGCAAAGAAATTCTCCACTTTCCTAAGGGTGGGGGTTTTAGCGTCCTTATTCGAGAGGGGCTTACCTGTCCAGTGGACATTGCCCTCACTCCTAAGGGGCAGCTGCTGGTCTTAGACTGTTGGGATCATTGCATCAAGATTTACACCTACCACCTGAGAAGGTATTCCACCCCCTAG